The stretch of DNA GACAACAGGCAAATACTCAGACCTAAAGTGAGCAATGGATCCTTTTGATAAAGACCAGCATACTCAGAGATTTGGTCAGTGCCCGTGCGGAGGGAAAAGAGAATAACGCAGGTGAATGCGCCGAGGTTCATAAAGAGATAAATCAGCAGATAGAAAATCACACTGGAGTAGCCCGCGTCAGTATTGGCGACCAAACCAATCATCACAAAGCCAGCCTGGGCAATGGAGGAATAGGCCAACATCCGCTTCATACTGGTTTGAGCGAGGGCCACCACATTTCCCAAGACCATACTGAGGATGGCGAGGGCGGTGAAAATTAAGTGCCATTCATCGATCACAGAACCAAAGACTGTCACGAGTAAACGGATGGCAAGGGCAAAGCCCGCTGCCTTTGAACCGACGGATAGGAAGGCCACGACGGGGGTGGGAGAACCTTCGTACACGTCAGGGGTCCATTGGTGGAAGGGAACGGCAGAAATTTTAAAGGCAATACCCGCAATGGAAAAGACGAGGGCGATCGCCAAAGCTAGGGATTGTGCTCCTTGGGCATCAGTAATATTTGCCGCAATGTCGCTGAGAATTGTTTCACCGCCAGACAAACCATAGAGGAGCGATACACCGTAAAGGAAAATTGCTGAGCTCGCTGCACCAATGAGGAGATACTTTAAAGCAGCTTCGTTAGAACGGGGATCACGCTTCATGTAGCCCGTCAGTAGATATGACGAAATACTGAGCATTTCAAGGGCGACGAAAATCATCACCAGCTCGTTTGCCCCCGACAGGAACATCCCCCCAAGGGTTGCCGTAAGGAGAATACAGATAAATTCTGAAAGTGCCGTTCCAGACCGTTCGACGTAACGCACCGACATCATAACGGTGAAGGCGGTCGAGAGTGCGATAATGCCCCGAAACAAAATGCTGAGATTGTCGCTGTTAAATGCGCCGAGAAATGCTACCGGATTAGGATTATCCCAACCGAAATATAGGGCAACCGTCGAACCCAATAGTCCGGCGATCGCCACATAGGGAATCCAACCAGAACGGGAGCGTCCCACAATCAAATCCCCGACGAGAACGACGACGAGGGTTAAAATTACGATGATTTCCGGCAAAATCGCCCCAGTATACAACTGGCTTGCAACGGTACTTGAAAAATCCATTTGTGCTCTTAAGGCTTAGTGAACCAACTTACATTAAACAATACCGCAAACAAGCTTGAAAAACCGACTGATAGATTTGTTCAGCCTAACTATCTGATAAATTTCGCTCAATTATTCGCTGATTTGGCTAATGACTTGGCGATCGCTCGCCATTGACCTTTTGATTCATAAAACACCGAGAGAAAAAAATTTTTCTACAATAATCTCTAATGTGAGTTGCCGCCCGTTGCATCTAAGAATTTCGCTAAAAGAAGCAAAAGACCCACCTCTTTTGTTATGACTATTAGTTACGGCACTCAACCTAAATTTTATTGTCATCTGTCACTGGCCCAATGCTTACAAACTTACAAAGCTTGACGAAAAGCATACCCATAGGACATTGATTAGATATAGAAGATTTGTATTCTATGTCCTTTCCCTAACACCATCAACTCCGACAGCCCATGTCCACCCTTGTCATCGTCGAATCACCGACCAAAGCCCGTACTATCCGGAATTATTTACCTAGCGAATACAATGTCACCGCCTCCATGGGACATATTCGTGACTTACCGTCCTCTGCTGACGAAGTTCCTAAAGACCAGAAGGGTAAACCTTGGTCACAGCTTGGGGTAAATGTGGACGAAAACTTCGCGCCACTCTACATTGTGCCGAAAAAAAAGAAAAAGGTTGTTACCGAATTAAAACAAGCCCTGAAAGAAGCTGACGAGCTGATTCTGGCGACTGATGAAGACCGCGAAGGGGAAAGTATTAGCTGGCATTTACTGGAAGTCTTAAAGCCAAAAGTACCCATTAAGCGCATGGTTTTCCATGAGATTACCCAAGAAGCCATTCAAAAAGCCCTCACGAATTGTCGCGAAATTGATGTAAATCTTGTCCATGCTCAGGAAACTCGCCGGATTCTCGACCGTTTGGTCGGTTATACCCTGTCTCCTTTGCTGTGGCGGAAAATTGCGAAGGGTTTATCCGCAGGGCGGGTACAATCAGTCTCTGTCCGTTTAATAGTGCAACGGGAACGGGAGCGACAAGCTTTCCAGTCGGGTCAATATTGGGATCTCAAAGCTCAACTACAGCAGAAGCGCTCTAAATTTGAAGCCAAACTGATCACCCTTGGTGGTAAAAAAATTGCCATTGGTAGTGACTTTGATCCTGATACTGGAAAATTAAAGAAGGGTAAGAGAGTTGTGCTTCTCTCCCAAGGGGAGGCGATCGCCCTAAAAGAGCGCATTAGAGAGCAGGAGTGGGTTGTCAGCAAAACCGAAGAAAAACCCAGTATCCGTCGCCCATCACCACCATTTACGACTTCCACCTTGCAACAGGAAGCCAACCGTAAGCTGGGGATTTCAGCGCGGGATACCATGCGTACTGCCCAAAAGCTCTACGAAGAGGGTTATATCACCTACATGCGTACTGACTCGGTACATTTATCTGACCAAGCCGTAACAGCCGCACGCAGTTGTGTCGAAGAAAAATATGGTGCTGACTATCTCAGCCCGAAAGTACGCCGGTATAAAACCAGTAGTAAAGGCGCACAGGAAGCCCACGAAGCCATTCGCCCCGCTGGTAGCAGTTTCCGTACACCCCAAGAAACGGGTTTAAGTGGTCGCGAACTGAAGCTCTACGACTTGATTTGGAAGCGGACTGTGGCTTGCCAGATGGCTGATGCTCGTTTAACGCAGCTTTCGGTGACGCTCAAGGTTGATGATGCTGAGTTTCGTTCTTCGGGTAAACGTATCGATTTTCCCGGCTATTTCCGTGCTTATGTGGAAGGGTCTGATGATCCTGATGCGGCATTAGAAAACCAAGAGGTTGTATTGCCAGATCTCAAAGAAGGGGATAAACCGACCTGCAAGCAGCTAGACGAGATTGAGCACAACACCAAGCCCCCCGCTCGTTATACCGAAGCAAGTTTGGTGAAAGCCCTTGAGGGTAAAGGCATTGGCCGTCCCAGTACCTATGCGACAATTATCGGCACTATTGTTGACCGTGGCTATGTGCAAATTCGTGATAAGGCTCTCACACCCACCTTTACGGCCTTTGCGGTAACGGCATTGCTAGAAGAGCATTTTCCTAATCTTGTGGATACGGATTTCACGTCCCACATGGAGCAAACCCTTGATGAGATTGCTACGGGGAAAGCCCAATGGTTGCCCTACCTAAAGAATTTCTATCTTGGTGATGATGGTCTTGGCACTCAGGTAAAAGTTCAAGAGGAAAATATTGATCCGTCTGTCGCTAAGGCGATCGCCATCGAAAATTTACCCGTAAAAGTGAAAATTGGTCGTTTTGGCCCCTACATTGAGGCCGAGCAGGGGGATGAAAAAATCACGGCTTCTTTGCCTGCTGATCTCACCCCCGCAGATCTGGATCCGGCTCAGATAGAAACGATCCTTAAACAAAAAACCGAAGGCCCCGAACAGCTCGGTGAGCACCCAGAAACCGGCGATCCCATTTATTTGCTGGTGGGTAGTTATGGTCCCTACGTCCAGCTCGGTCAGGTTACCGAAGAGAAGAAAAAACCAAAGCGGGCTTCTCTTCCGAAAAATGTCAAACCTGAAGATCTCACCTTTGAGATGGCGGTACAGCTTTTGGCGTTGCCGAGATTGTTGGGAGAACATCCCGAATCCGGTAAACCTGTCAAGGTTGGCTTAGGTCGTTTTGGCCCTTATGTAGTTCACGATCAGGGCAAAGAAGGTAAGGATTATCGTTCTCTGAAAAAAGAGGATGATCTCTTCACCATCAGCTTTGAGCGGGCAATGGAATTGTTGGCGCAACCTAAACGGAGTCGTGGTCGTGGCAAAACTAAAACGCCCCTTAAGGAACTCGGTAAGCATCCTGCTGATAATGAACCGGTGAATGTTTATGAAGGTCCCTATGGTATTTATGTCAATCATTTAAAGGTGAATGCGGGCTTGCCAGAGGGGGAAACTGTGGAAATGATTACTTTAGAAAAAGCGTTGGAGTTGATCGACGAAAAGGCGGCTTCTAAGGGCACAAAAAAGAAAACGACAAGGAAAAAAACGACAACTAAAAAGAAAACGACGACAGCAAAGAAAAAGACTACGGCCAAAAAGACTGCTGCGACAAAGAAAGCTGCTGCTAGCGATGAATAGTTGTGCGCTTAGACCTTAAGGGTTGGAGCGATCGCCGCATTATTTTTTTGTTGGCGATCGCCGCCTTGTGTCTATTTTGTTTCAATCTCGGTAATGTCCCCCTGAGAGATTGGGATGAAGGGACAAGGGCTGTAGTGGCGCGGGAAATTTTTCGCACAGGAAATTGGCTCCACCCCACAATCTTTGGCGAATCCTATTTCAATAAGCCACCGCTGATGGATTGGTTGGTGGCTTTGCTGTACAAAGTTGCTGGAGTGAATGAGTGGACTAGCCGTCTACCGGGGGCGATCGCCACAGCTTTGGGAGTGCCATTGCTCTTTTGTCTGGGACGGGAAATATTTGCACATCGCAGGGCTGCCGTTGGTAGCGCGTTAGTTTACCTGACCTTATTACCCGTCGTGCGCCATGGTCGGTTGCTCATGCTCGATGGCATGGTGATGACGGCTCTCATTTTGGCGTTCTGGTGTTTACTCAAATCGAGTCGCAAAAAAAATTGGGGCTTAGGATTTGGCATCGGCTTAGGCATTATCGCCCTCACTAAAGGTTTATTAATGCTGCCCTTGGGGGCGATCGCCTTGATTTTTGTACTGTGGGATCGACGTTGGTCAGTATTCCAAAACCGTTACATTTGGCTGGGTTTGGCGGTCGGGTTATTGCCAACCACCGTTTGGTACGGCGCGCAGATTCAAGAATATGGCGATCAGTTTATTCAAGCTCATTTTTTAAACCAAGGCTTCGAAAGAATTGGTAGTGCTGTCGAACGTCATCAACATCCACCGTGGTTTTTTCTTTTAGAACTGCTTAAATATTCTGCTCCTTGGTTACTTTTTTCGATTCAAAGTTATATTTTTGCATGGCAAAATCAAGGCTTTGTGAGTAATAAATTAATTTTGTCAGGCAGTCTTTTTTATTTTGGTTTAATTTCGGTAATGGGCACAAAATTACCTTGGTACATCATGCCGTTTTATCCATTTTTCGCCCTCGCTATAGGTCAATATTTAACTGTTTATTTTAAATTTAAAAACTCAAAATTTTCACTATATTTGCTATTTTACTTTTTGGCGATCGCTGCCTATGGAGGGACGCTTTATTTTATTGTTACTGACCCACAAATTTCGTTAATCCTGCTCGCTATAGTCGTGGGAACAATGTTTTTATGGGCAGGTCGGTACTGGCAACAGAGAAACGTAAAATTCCAGACGGTGCTAATAATTGGCATGTATGGCACTTTAATGTTGTTATTTAGCTCCCAGTCATGGCTCTGGGAAATCAATGAAACCTTTGCTGCAAAACCTGTAGGAGAACTTATTCGTAACAACACACCAGAAAATGTGGCTGTGTTTACAACCTTTGGTTACCGTCGCCCTAGCTTGGATTTTTACGGCGATCGCCCCATTTTACCGAAGGCTTTCAAGAACCTAAAACCAAATCAGTATTGGCTCATGGAACAAGAAATATTCGGCTCTCCGGGATTGACTATGCAGCGTTGGTAGGAAAATGCCAACAAATGAGACA from [Limnothrix rosea] IAM M-220 encodes:
- a CDS encoding NAD(P)H-quinone oxidoreductase subunit N, encoding MDFSSTVASQLYTGAILPEIIVILTLVVVLVGDLIVGRSRSGWIPYVAIAGLLGSTVALYFGWDNPNPVAFLGAFNSDNLSILFRGIIALSTAFTVMMSVRYVERSGTALSEFICILLTATLGGMFLSGANELVMIFVALEMLSISSYLLTGYMKRDPRSNEAALKYLLIGAASSAIFLYGVSLLYGLSGGETILSDIAANITDAQGAQSLALAIALVFSIAGIAFKISAVPFHQWTPDVYEGSPTPVVAFLSVGSKAAGFALAIRLLVTVFGSVIDEWHLIFTALAILSMVLGNVVALAQTSMKRMLAYSSIAQAGFVMIGLVANTDAGYSSVIFYLLIYLFMNLGAFTCVILFSLRTGTDQISEYAGLYQKDPLLTLGLSICLLSLGGIPPLAGFFGKIYLFWAGWQAGLYWLVLLGLLTSVVSIYYYIRVVKMMVVKEPQEMSDSVRNYPVVTWTAVGMRPLQVGLIFAVVVTSLAGILSNPLFIIADSSVTSTPMLQAAIHPQEVVADQSIDLLNEVAIAKR
- the topA gene encoding type I DNA topoisomerase; amino-acid sequence: MSTLVIVESPTKARTIRNYLPSEYNVTASMGHIRDLPSSADEVPKDQKGKPWSQLGVNVDENFAPLYIVPKKKKKVVTELKQALKEADELILATDEDREGESISWHLLEVLKPKVPIKRMVFHEITQEAIQKALTNCREIDVNLVHAQETRRILDRLVGYTLSPLLWRKIAKGLSAGRVQSVSVRLIVQRERERQAFQSGQYWDLKAQLQQKRSKFEAKLITLGGKKIAIGSDFDPDTGKLKKGKRVVLLSQGEAIALKERIREQEWVVSKTEEKPSIRRPSPPFTTSTLQQEANRKLGISARDTMRTAQKLYEEGYITYMRTDSVHLSDQAVTAARSCVEEKYGADYLSPKVRRYKTSSKGAQEAHEAIRPAGSSFRTPQETGLSGRELKLYDLIWKRTVACQMADARLTQLSVTLKVDDAEFRSSGKRIDFPGYFRAYVEGSDDPDAALENQEVVLPDLKEGDKPTCKQLDEIEHNTKPPARYTEASLVKALEGKGIGRPSTYATIIGTIVDRGYVQIRDKALTPTFTAFAVTALLEEHFPNLVDTDFTSHMEQTLDEIATGKAQWLPYLKNFYLGDDGLGTQVKVQEENIDPSVAKAIAIENLPVKVKIGRFGPYIEAEQGDEKITASLPADLTPADLDPAQIETILKQKTEGPEQLGEHPETGDPIYLLVGSYGPYVQLGQVTEEKKKPKRASLPKNVKPEDLTFEMAVQLLALPRLLGEHPESGKPVKVGLGRFGPYVVHDQGKEGKDYRSLKKEDDLFTISFERAMELLAQPKRSRGRGKTKTPLKELGKHPADNEPVNVYEGPYGIYVNHLKVNAGLPEGETVEMITLEKALELIDEKAASKGTKKKTTRKKTTTKKKTTTAKKKTTAKKTAATKKAAASDE
- a CDS encoding ArnT family glycosyltransferase, with translation MRLDLKGWSDRRIIFLLAIAALCLFCFNLGNVPLRDWDEGTRAVVAREIFRTGNWLHPTIFGESYFNKPPLMDWLVALLYKVAGVNEWTSRLPGAIATALGVPLLFCLGREIFAHRRAAVGSALVYLTLLPVVRHGRLLMLDGMVMTALILAFWCLLKSSRKKNWGLGFGIGLGIIALTKGLLMLPLGAIALIFVLWDRRWSVFQNRYIWLGLAVGLLPTTVWYGAQIQEYGDQFIQAHFLNQGFERIGSAVERHQHPPWFFLLELLKYSAPWLLFSIQSYIFAWQNQGFVSNKLILSGSLFYFGLISVMGTKLPWYIMPFYPFFALAIGQYLTVYFKFKNSKFSLYLLFYFLAIAAYGGTLYFIVTDPQISLILLAIVVGTMFLWAGRYWQQRNVKFQTVLIIGMYGTLMLLFSSQSWLWEINETFAAKPVGELIRNNTPENVAVFTTFGYRRPSLDFYGDRPILPKAFKNLKPNQYWLMEQEIFGSPGLTMQRW